A genomic region of Haliotis asinina isolate JCU_RB_2024 chromosome 1, JCU_Hal_asi_v2, whole genome shotgun sequence contains the following coding sequences:
- the LOC137293438 gene encoding tigger transposable element-derived protein 6-like, giving the protein MASPAPKRKRCEITAARKREICRYKEKNPKASFDLISKHFGQEFGHLIGKSTISDIWRNKEKWLNIAEDSASLTRARNAKHQKLEEALFVWTNEMTSKNASVSDDILLEKANDFGNKMDIHDFGYSRGWRYRFKSRYSISKLVHQGESASVDKTAVIRGREELKAVLKEYDEEDIFNIDETGLFYKLGPNHTPASQKMPGTKKSKEKIAIALCGNASGTVKIKPFVIAKSRRPRCFGRDFNPEMYVRYRFNKKAWMTSDMFCDWLRSFDRQMRSRGRHVILLCDNAASHNCANVKLTNVKVHFLPPSTTSHIQPMDDGIIRTFKAHYKKYLVKHFIRCAEDDLPQTLNLREALRVVKTARSEVKSSTIQNCYRHADIIPTPSDAVIDEDDMALSELRQFLKRFPNENGDIENADDYINIDNDAETSPSLSLDEIVSMVTSADNDPEDSDDEPETTPAPTVRQLRACMDSMINHFECVGDDKNLETMLNMRDSFKPLSKQTVIGDFFQRKATSQMNIARKATTCFLKIRSLTKSPTIATIGPNNTKKVQLSQMIHILTIFYLLTYLPVATVASTKIKMQARTFLILDLLNRDAQHLFLISFT; this is encoded by the exons ATGGCAAGTCCCGCCCCTAAGCGTAAacgatgtgaaattactgccgcacgaaaaagagaaatttgtagatacaaagagaaaaatCCTAAAGCCAGTTTTGATCTGATTAGTAagcattttggtcaagaattcggacaCTTAATCGGCAAGAGCACTATTTCGGACATTTGGCGTAATAAGGAGAAGTGGCTAAACATTGCGGAAGATTCGGCTTCTTTGACTAGGGCAAGAAATGCTAAACATCAAAAGTTAGAGGAGGCTCTTTTTGTTTGGACAAATGAAATGACCAGTAAGAACGCCTCGGTCAGTGATGATATTCTGTTAGAAAAGGCTAATGATTTTGGAAACAAAATGGACATTCATGATTTTGGCTATTCACGCGGGTGGCGTTACCGCTTCAAATCACGATACTCAATTTCAAAACTAGTTCATCAAGGGGAATCAGCTAGTGTTGATAAAACCGCCGTAATTCGTGGGCGAGAGGAGCTGAAAGCCGTTCTGAAAGAATATGACGAAGAGGACATCTTCAATATTGATGAGACAGGGTTGTTCTACAAACTCGGACCAAACCACACCCCGGCAAGCCAGAAAATGCCCGGCACAAAGAAATCGAAAGAAAAGATCGCCATTGCCTTGTGTGGGAATGCATCCGGCACAGTCAAAATCAAGCCATTTGTGATCGCAAAATCGAGACGTCCCAGATGTTTCGGAAGAGACTTTAACCCGGAAATGTATGTGCGCTATCGTTTTAACAAGAAAGCGTGGATGACATCAGACATGTTTTGCGATTGGCTGCggtcatttgacagacagatgcgaTCACGTGGTCGACACGTGATCTTACTTTGTGACAACGCTGCAAGTCATAACTGTGCCAATGTCAAATTGACCAATGTGAAAGTTCACTTCCTGCCTCCCAGCACCACATCTCACATTCAACCGATGGATGATGGCATCATAAGAACTTTCAAGgcccactacaagaaatatctcgTGAAACATTTCATCCGATGTGCTGAAGACGACCTGCCTCAAACGCTCAATCTCAGAGAAGCACTTCGCGTCGTCAAAACTGCCCGGTCGGAAGTAAAGAGCTCCACCATTCAGAACTGTTACCGTCATGCTGACATTATCCCTACTCCATCTGACGCTGTCattgatgaagatgacatgGCTTTGTCAGAACTTCGTCAGTTTCTCAAACGTTTCCCCAATGAAAATGGAGATATTGAAAACGCTGATGACTACATTAACATCGACAATGATGCAGAAACCAGCCCCTCGCTGTCGTTGGATGAAATTGTATCCATGGTCACAAGTGCCGACAACGACCCAGAAGATTCCGACGATGAGCCCGAAACGACACCAGCTCCTACTGTCCGCCAACTGAGAGCCTGTATGGACTCTATGATAAACCATTTCGAGTGTGTTGGAGATGACAAAAACTTGGAGACAATGCTCAACATGCGTGATTCTTTCAAGCCACTGTCCAAACAGACTGTTATTGGAGATTTCTTTCAACGCAA GGCAACGTCCCAGATGAACATCGCCAGAAAGG CAACGACTTGCTTCTTGAAAATTCGATCCCTTACGAAAAGTCCCACCATTGCCACCATTGGTCCTAACAACACAAAGAAGGTGCAGCTGTCTCAGATGATTCACATCCTCACTATCTTCTACCTCCTCACCTACCTCCCCGTAGCAACTGTAGCCTCAACTAAAATTAAGATGCAAG